The following DNA comes from Alnus glutinosa chromosome 6, dhAlnGlut1.1, whole genome shotgun sequence.
GTTTCTTGGCCTCTAACGGTTGATTTTTCTATGGGAGTTAAAGAGACTCccaaagaaaagataatgcactcttttttatttatttatttatttttttggtataacaTCATGCTTAAAGGGCCTTGGGCGATTGCTTCGCCTAATAGAAGCGATGTCCctgacctatataattttatactaatGACTCGAAACAATTCAAATTTGATACAATATTTAGGGTTAGAGAATTTTTAACACAACCTACAAATCTGACACAAGATTATTGGGTTAAGGTTGAGGGGTctaacatgtttaattaaatgagtcagattaggattgatctatatagtcttatatatatatatttcgacACGACTCGAATCTAACGCGTGAATATCTTTACTGTATATGATATTTTTTCCACGTGTCAAAAGAAGATTTTTGTTCCAATAATTACTGTTGTACAACATACTTGAGATTAATATGTCAGTTTAAAAAGTACTTCATTAATTGCAATGTCTAAATTTTTTCTGCAGTGGGGATCATGACATGTCTATTACCCATATTGGTACGCAAAATTGGATCCGTTATTTAAATTTGACTATATCCGCATTTGGCGAGCATGGTATGTGGATGCGGATGGTCAAGCTGCTGCGTAGGTTTCACTCTCTTGATttcttacaatttattttttattttttttcattcttaaagATAAATGTGAATCCTCGATTCTATTAGTATATATTAGTTGCATTGGGTTTGAAGGAGCCGGGTTAGACTATGGCCGCTCAGTTGGATTTGATAGAACGCATGCGGTTCTTACCGTCTAAGTCTTTTTTGTGCGGCTCCTAACGGACATGTGCTACTAGCCTACTACTATAGTCATGTTCAATTAGTATAGCTATAATTAGTCTCCTCCACATgccttttttattaaaaaaaaaaaaagtgctatatttatatatgttgcTGCAGATACACACAGAAGTTTTCGAATGGTGATTTTACTCTGATATATGCAACCGTAAAGGTAAAATAAAgattcatttttcatttgttattatcccaaattatatatgttaataagaaaatattaaagcATACTCATGAACTCAATTGTGCTTCACAGGGTGCGGGTCATGTTGCTCGATCCAGAGTACAAGGCTCATTAAGGAGTGTTAATGCCATCTAGATAGGTGGCTCGCTTAATTAGTACCTTTTGTAATCAACAAATTGCCAATGTTTATTGGATTCTAAAGATGGATGTCATTTTTTatacattatttttcaaaatcaactattaaatttatatgatCCACAGCATGTGAGTCCTATagattcaatagttaatttaaaaaagtgatgtatAAAAGATGTACAAGTTATGTACATGTAACGTATCTTTTGTGCAAATAACCACAACCTATGTgataattaatgtaattttctTATAGTAATTCATACTTAAAGGTGATGCTTAATTACTCAACTCAGCTCATCCataaatcattatatatatatatatatataatgatcgATGGATGTACATAGCATAGCATAGTTGTCTCTCATTCGGTTTGGGTTGTTGCGACCCAATACAATCAAAAGTTGAGTGGACTATATTTGGGTTATGGGGCTCAAAACCCGAGCCTAAATTGATCCAATCCAACCCAACCCAGCAATTACCCACTGTCTACAGCAGCACAGATAGAAGACATCGTATGCAACAAAACCTGCGTCATTCCACCACAACTAATGCTACTTAATAAAAGATTTGGATCTCCATCATATAATTTTGGAAGGAAACCCACGAAGTGGTAAAAGTACTAAAAGTTATAGGTATTAATTGAAGCAGATCTGGTCGATCAGCTAGTACTAAAATATACGCGAATAGTTTTAACGTCTCTTTTTCTAGTTGGCAGATCAATCATGTTCACCGTGAGACTAACTGTGTGGCATACATGTTAGCTAAGGTCGCTATTAAACAAGTCATTGATAAGATTTGGATGGAAGAAATTCCTACATGTCTATGTGATATTGTTGTTTTTAGAACAAAACTGCTTTAGTTCTTTGATTAATGAatgattataaaaatatttattaaaaaaaaaaaaaactaatactatttagtaaattGCTATATAAATGGGATGACGTGGCAATGAAAATtagttattgatttttttttttatatatattaagtgcggatttgatgataaccatagaatagtctactaaatagtactattaaaataaaatcaagctATTTCTATGGATCAgatacaaattcaatagtaaatttgaaacttaattgtatggaaatatataaaaaaaaaacatagaaaatatatttgtatcatttctcCTCAAGTAATCTATAAGCTACCAATTAAGAATCTAAGATCATTCAGTTTTATGTCCAGCATTacatataaaaactaaaataataaataaaaggatcGATATGTGTGCAAATTAAATTATATGCGTTTGTTAAAAAAGCCATGCACACCAAATACAATGCACAAAGGAAGTTGGTAACGAACTACCTGCCCTCTTTgctatataatttaatttctgtAAAGATTTTAGCTACATATTTTATAAGTAAGTAACCTAATTAATAAAAAGGCTGCTTTATCAGCTCACCAAAACCCTAACACTAtctaatcataaaaaaaaaattaaacttgtCAGAGTGGATTAGCTTGATTATATATTTCACACCTACTGGATTTCCCTTAAAACGCCACGATTCCTTTGGTGCGTTGTCGTTGCACCACCTATTCTCAGAGTCTTTTTGTAAGTTAAACAACCTTCAATTAATTCTGTAACGTACAATTACCTCTATATATAAGATAGAaggcatctatatatatatatatccatagtCCTAGTGCTGTCACTCAActaacacatatatatattaattatgtaCCCTCGATCGCCTCATATATAATGGCCGTCCAAAAAGCTTTATCTGTCAATAATTACCTGCCCCTTTTTGATTAATTtctgatcaatatatatatatattaattaagacaCAATATTATCACATTAAATCTTTCCTTAAAAGTATAAGATTGTTTACGTACATTGGCCTTTCGGAACATGGTGGtacatagtatatatatatatgcatgaaatCTTTGTCCACGATCAATGGCTGCGTTCGGAGCCACAGGTGTTATGTTATAGAACATCTTTATTCATATATGTAGATAAAAGAACCTAATTCTCTTGTTAGTTGAGAGTTGAGAGCAGCCTCGACTGCCTCGTCATCGATCGAGACCCATCCTGATCGAGGTGCCAACTGTGGCTCTCCGCACATGGATGCTCTCCCGTAATAGCCTTAATTATATACGCACTACATGACATCCTGCATGATGAGTTAAATAATATCATGGCCAAAAGTCAGAGGGGGTTGAAGTTTTAATCGATTTTTATTCAGTGATTAATGTAATTGGCTCTGTCATGTGAGACAgcatgcatttatatatatatatatgggaaacaATTAAGGCATGCCGCCGaaactaaataaattaacatGTGGTGTGGGTTTCTCCTAAGACAGCTCTTTTGAGGCCTAgagctaaaataaattaaagtatgGTAATTAAGTAGCATATTGTAAGAGATCATTAAGTCTTTGCCTTACATAATGATAGATATCGCATTCccactgccaaaaaaaaaaaaaaaacttagtgACGTTCCAGTTAGTGTCGTTTCACATTAGAATCAGTTCAGTTAACAACTCGATCTTCCACAATGATTATCAACTCCATTAATGTAGCAATAACTTCAAACTCCTTTTGGAAGATATGATAAAGAGAAAGAGATCGAACCAAGATGACCAATGTCAGAATGATTTATTCAGAGTTGTTACTGCTAGAGTTTATCCTCAGTTATGACCTATTAGCTTGCTAGTTTTCATGTTTCTTAGTTATCGGTTGTACACGTAAATTGTCAGAGTTTGCTAGAGATTAGTTTATCCATTACATTGTTGTAACTATATCTTCTACTTTGTAATTTCTTTACATGGTATGCAATGCAATAGTGATTCATTCTGGCCAAAACCGTTTCTTAGTGCATTAtttttcatggtatcaaagcagtaAGGTTCACACCATATGAATTATTCTAATTCTTGAATCAAGCTAGCAATGTTGTCGCCGCCACCTCCAACTCACTTTCCAGCCCTAATATTGGTCATCTAGTTTCATTAAGCTAGATGACAATAATTATTTGATGTCAGATCGGTCTACCAGTTTCTCTCTATTTTCAGAACCAATGGGCTCTTTGAGCATTGTTGATAGCTCAAACaactttcacatttatatcacatcaatcacttgtTATTAATTaccattcaaacaaaaaatacacgataaaactctttaccaaacacacccgaTACCTTATCCTAAGGCGGACCCAAACCTCACCTCAATGTTCCTCACTCTGAGAGACACGTGAGAGGACACCACAGGATATCATGGGTTTGATAATGCCATGTCATGCACAAGAGTACTTCTTGATATAACGTACACATCTCAActcaaataaaatttcaatgcCAATCATGAAAATATTACTATTAAACCACTTTATGGGGGAAATTTAATTGCTTGGGTGAATAAAAACTGGATATGGGTAAAAAGAAGTGTAAAAGTTACTTGCAGGATTTAAATGGCCCTCAGAACCTAAATGTTTTTACAATGCCACGAATGGAACTACATGGAGAGAAGAGAACCATTTTCACCATAATTTTGACTTTTCTAATTACTTGACCTTTCCCTGTTGGAAAAGTCTGAATCAGAAATATCAAAGTCTTGCAATGATATGTACAACATGGCTGAATTAGAAAACAACTATATTTGCATCAAACTCTTAAATCTCAAGCTCCAAGAACTTTCTGTCGAGATCGAGTCGTGTGGAGAAGAGAAAGAACCGTCACTTTCATATTCTAGATCCTCAAATCCCCAGCACTCCTCCTGATCTTCTTCCTCTGGCATCTTCCACCTTTCCTTCTCCACCTGATCTCCCTCCATTACCTCCATTACCTGTCAATTAGGAGTCAAAATCATAAGCATGGAATTCGGTTTTTTGGACTTTACAAGTTTAATCTAAAATTTCTAAACTTTTTACAGTATAAAATTAAACCATACAAGgagaaatgagaaaactatCATACTATATTTTAACAATAACTATTCCCCTTTAATTTCaatattaaaaacacaaaattttagaGTGTACACAttaaaacaagagaaagaaaatccacTTTATGTTTCTTTCAGTACTTTCATTGGATAAAATGGATGCAACAGCATGTGTCCTGTTCCTGGTTTTATTGCTATTTGTACTGATGGGCACTGGCCAGTGAGCACAATTATAGCTAGATGAATGTGTTTTAGCTGTAATATGGAGAAATTGTCGTGGCTCAAATAATTGTGACAAAATATTGGAAAGGGACCTTtgagttgacatatataatttataatctTAACATTTTATCCAAATAATGAGTCAAAATAGGACCCGCTTTCACAATCAATTTTTTCATAACAATTTATCTTAGGCTGCTAATCACATGGGATGGGACAATATAAACTgtttgttttaggttttagcATAAATATTTAGATTAGGTAGGATAGAACATCTGATAAATAATTGGGATTGTGTGAgaaaaaccaaataaataaataaataaataaaaggaaatacgATATCTAACTCCCACCATGCAGTCCTCGTGCTGGTGAAAAGGATGTGCAAAGTCATCACAGGAAAGCCACCACAATTAGACAAGTGAAAGCtgaatatgatatataattAAAGGATAAGCCACTTGGCCAGACAACTATAATGTCACTATTAGATTCGTGAAGTATGACATGAATCTATATTAAGAAATTAGTCGGTGAGGATTTAGGGGTGGGCAAAGGCCCTAATGATGAAGATCAGGGAAAATGACTCCTTTATAGACAAAATATTGGACCCTTAAACAATCTCACTATGTGTGTCAGCAATTTTTTACGTAAATTCCAAAACTCATGTGCAGTAGATATCTCAGAAAATACAAGCTAGCTAGTTTGAAGGTTATTAGCTACCTCACTCATGGATGGGCGCCACATGGAAGATGAGCGGATGCAAAGAGAGGCTGCAAAGGCAAGCCTTTTCTGCTGCGTTACATCGTAGGCCCCTCCCAGCCTTGGATCTATCAACTTTTCAGTCTCCCCTTGCTTCAATATGGGTTTGGCCTATTCAATGCAAAATTAACAATCAATAAAAGGaaacaactaatataaactgaGTACTGAATCTCTTTACTTGGTCTAAGTTATCTAACTCTAGAAGAAACCCAATTTGGAGTTCCCTAAGAAAGCCTGCAATTCTCTACcgagaaatgctagaaatcGCTTTTTTATTCTATAATGATGGTGTGGCAATCTCAACCgacctttgaattattattattattattattattattttatcaaaaactgATCTATTTTTAGCATTATACTTTTTTGAATAAACAAAATACAGAGACAAATTGTCTAAGGATTGCTTACCCAGCTGTGTAAGCTTTGGTAAGAACCATCCACCGGTTTCCGGCCTGAGATTATCTCCAAAAGAAAAACTCCAAAAGCAAACACATCTGTCTTCTCATCCACAATCCCATGCAAATAGTACTCAGGAGCTAAGTGCCTGCATAATATATAACACTATgcatgtaaaaaataatttcttacaAATACTGACTCATAGCTTAGATTGAAGGAGCTTTTTGTATGGTTAAGTACCCAAATGTCCCTTCAATCGGACCTATTGAATGATGAGTCCATTGAGATGGAAGCCATTTCGCAAGTCCAAAATCAGATATCTGTAAAATACAGAAGAAAACAATTAGGGGAAGAAGGGAGGGGGGAACTTTTTTATTGACCAACAATTTGATAAAGAAGAAGACTGTAAGTACCTGAGGCTCAAAATCTGCAGCCAATAAAATGTTGGAGGCCTTGATGTCCCGGTGAATTATCCTTCTTTGGCAGCCACTGTGCAAGTAATGGAGGCCTCTAGCTGTCCCAATGGCTATCTTATGCCTTGTTTTCCAATCCAACAGCGGCGAATTCTCTTCTACAACAGGGATTTCCAGATTACAAgattaacaaggaaaaaaaaaatttgaagaacttTTCTTGACCCAATAATCTTACTGATATACCATGTAGAAGAGAAGCAACAGAGCCTTTCGAGAAGAAGTGAAAAATGAGGTAAAGCCCATTGTCAACACAGCAGCCTAAGAGGGATAATACATTTGGGTGGCAGACATGACCAATGGTTCCTATCTCTGTCAGGAattccttctcttttctctcatcAGCAGAACATTTTGACATCCTCTTCACAGCAATTTCTTCACCATTTCTCAGAGTTCCCTTGTATACCTCTGCATAGCCTCCTCTGCCAACCAAATTTTCTACATAACAGAGTATAATTTTCAAGACAAGAa
Coding sequences within:
- the LOC133871405 gene encoding probable receptor-like serine/threonine-protein kinase At5g57670 isoform X1, whose protein sequence is MKYIRTNSFKRLFSLRRRGFEGEIPNPDGSTVEGNKDTFKNAAVAEPAQRPTWKCFSYAEIFDATNGFSPENLVGRGGYAEVYKGTLRNGEEIAVKRMSKCSADERKEKEFLTEIGTIGHVCHPNVLSLLGCCVDNGLYLIFHFFSKGSVASLLHEENSPLLDWKTRHKIAIGTARGLHYLHSGCQRRIIHRDIKASNILLAADFEPQISDFGLAKWLPSQWTHHSIGPIEGTFGHLAPEYYLHGIVDEKTDVFAFGVFLLEIISGRKPVDGSYQSLHSWAKPILKQGETEKLIDPRLGGAYDVTQQKRLAFAASLCIRSSSMWRPSMSEVMEVMEGDQVEKERWKMPEEEDQEECWGFEDLEYESDGSFSSPHDSISTESSWSLRFKSLMQI
- the LOC133871405 gene encoding probable receptor-like serine/threonine-protein kinase At5g57670 isoform X2; translation: MKYIRTNSFKRLFSLRRRGFEGEIPNPDGSTVEGNKDTFKNAAVAEPAQRPTWKCFSYAEIFDATNGFSPENLVGRGGYAEVYKGTLRNGEEIAVKRMSKCSADERKEKEFLTEIGTIGHVCHPNVLSLLGCCVDNGLYLIFHFFSKGSVASLLHENSPLLDWKTRHKIAIGTARGLHYLHSGCQRRIIHRDIKASNILLAADFEPQISDFGLAKWLPSQWTHHSIGPIEGTFGHLAPEYYLHGIVDEKTDVFAFGVFLLEIISGRKPVDGSYQSLHSWAKPILKQGETEKLIDPRLGGAYDVTQQKRLAFAASLCIRSSSMWRPSMSEVMEVMEGDQVEKERWKMPEEEDQEECWGFEDLEYESDGSFSSPHDSISTESSWSLRFKSLMQI